The Budorcas taxicolor isolate Tak-1 chromosome 5, Takin1.1, whole genome shotgun sequence genome includes a window with the following:
- the RHEBL1 gene encoding GTPase RhebL1, with protein sequence MPLVRYRKVVILGYRSVGKTSLAHQFVEGEFLEDYDPTVENTYSKIVTVGKDEFHLHLVDTAGQDEYSILPYSFIIGVHGYVLVYSVTSLHSFQVIESLYQKLHEGHGKTRLPVVLVGNKADLSPDREVQAVEGKKLAASWGATFMESSARNNQLTQGIFTKVIQEIARVENSYGQERRCHLM encoded by the exons ATGCCGTTAGTTCGCTACAGGAAGGTGGTCATCCTCGGATACCGTTCTGTAG GGAAGACATCTTTAGCACATCAGTTTGTGGAGGGAGAGTTCCTGGAAGACTATGATCCTACTGTGGAGAATA cttaCAGCAAGATAGTGACTGTTGGCAAAGATGAGTTTCACCTACACCTGGTGGACACAGCAGGGCAG GATGAGTACAGCATTCTGCCCTATTCATTCATCATTGGGGTCCATGGTTATGTGCTTGTGTATTCTGTCACCTCTCTGCATAG CTTCCAAGTCATTGAGAGTCTGTACCAAAAGCTACATGAAGGCCACGGGAAAACCCG GCTGCCGGTGGTGCTGGTGGGAAACAAGGCCGATCTCTCTCCAGACAG GGAGGTCCAGGCTGTTGAGGGGAAGAAGCTGGCAGCATCCTGGGGTGCAACATTTATGGAGTCATCTGCTCGAAATAATCAG CTGACTCAAGGCATCTTCACCAAAGTCATCCAGGAGATTGCCCGGGTGGAAAATTCATATGGGCAAGAGCGCCGCTGCCATCTCATGTGA